In Salvelinus namaycush isolate Seneca unplaced genomic scaffold, SaNama_1.0 Scaffold387, whole genome shotgun sequence, the following proteins share a genomic window:
- the LOC120040859 gene encoding myelin-associated glycoprotein-like, with translation MPDRLDVLTGSCMQIPCSFDIPDQHKYKFNTTILTSGVWMKENPYFGGRPDSVIFNSSETVNRFQGKITGNMSQKNCTTVFFNVTTSYTNRYFFRIESQPFLATDTDKSVDIVVRDLPSSPIITVSGEVKEGTSVSLNCSAVAPCPEYPPELTWTLPTQFTTENQLQENPDQTKSVLSTVTFTPSYLHHEKNITCTAVYPVGTSNKTAEHNMMLNVSFSPKDTSASISPADPVLVGSCVNLTCSSTANPSVTNFTWFKISGGNLAQVASGLSYTLIVTVGDGGLYFCEARNSQGCGKSKEVQLAIKELPGWDSVL, from the exons ATGCCAGATAGACTGGATGTACTGACTGGCTCCTGTATGCAAATCCCATGTTCATTTGATATTCCTGACCAACATAAGTATAAATTTAACACCACAATACTAACCTCTGGAGTGTGGATGAAAGAAAACCCATACTTTGGTGGGCGTCCGGACAgtgtgatatttaacagtagtgagacggtcaacagatttcaagggaagataactggaaacatgtcccagaagaactgcaccacagtcttcttcaatgtaaccaccagttacactaatagatacttcttcaggattgagagtcAACCATTCCTTGCAACAGACACTGATAAGTCTGTTGATATAGTTGTCAGGG atttgccTTCCAGCCCCATCATTACTGTCTCAGGTGAAGTGAAGGAAGGGACCTCTGTCAGTTTGAACTGCTCTGCTGTCGCTCCCTGTCCTGAATacccccctgagctgacatggactctcccaacacagttcacaactgagaaccaactgcaggagaatccagaccaaaccaaatcagttctctccacggtgaccttcactccatcataccttcatcatgagaagaacatcacttgtactgcagtctacccagtagggacaagcaacaagacagctgaacataacatgatgcttaacgtttcat tctctcctaaggacacctcggcctccatcagtccagctgatccagtattagtgggcagctgtgttaatctgacctgcagcagtacagccaaccctTCTGTGACAAACTTCACCTGGTTCAAGATCAGTGGGGGTAATTTAGCACAGGTAGCATCTGGACTGAGTTACACCCTCATTGTGACTGTTGGTGATGGAGGACTGTACTtctgtgaagcaagaaatagtcaAGGCTGTGGCAAGTCAAAGGAAGTGCAGCTGGCTATTAAAG aactcccCGGCTGGGACAGTGTGCTCTAA